GACAATCTCAAGATATGATGCCGGCTCAGTATCTCGGAGTTGCTCGTAGGGATAGGATGAATGAACGTATATGAACATATGTGATTGTACTGTATTAAAAAAATTATAAAAGTATTTTTCATCGGTAAAAGATATTTTCGGCATGTAGACTATTTGTGCAGAATAAAAAAAGTGACGATTAGATTGCAAAAAATGTGTCCAAAAACAAAAATTGTAATTAGCTTGCTAGATTAAttcatcaaacaaatcatcaaaaatgcttttatattatgggatggatggAGTAGGAAACCGATAAAAAAAAGGCCGGCATAATCAATCAATCAATCTCGTTGAGTACCGCTAGTCGCCAACGGAACGGAACACAATCGTACCGGATAATATCCCGTTCCATTTTAATAGCGTTTGTCATGCATGTCAGCAAAACCGTCTATACATAGGCCCGATCATCAGTCGATCTCCTACTCCATTCTCCCAGCCGCCGCAGGCCGCACCCATCTGTAAAGaatgagtggcggcggcggcgacctgtTCGGTGCGCTGCCGGACGAGCTCCTGCGCCACGTGCTCTCCTTCCTGCCCTCGCGCGATGCCGTGCATACATCCCTCCTCTCCCGCCGCTGGCGCCACCTCTGCAGATCAGCCCCCGCCATCCACGTCCGCGGCGAGGGAGACGCCTTCTGCGTCTTCGTCAACAGCCTCCTAATGGGCCGAGACGCTGCCTCCGCGCCGCCGCTGCGGTCGTTCGAGATCGACGCCAACCTGAAGAAACTACGCGATTGCAACTACTGCGAGTACAAGCCCGACTACTGCAGGTGCGAGTTCTTCTACCCCTACTCGGACCGCCGAAAATATAAAATAGAACAGCTGCACCCCGGCCCTCTTATCCGGGTCGTCCATATACATCGGGATATGCGTCAGCCTTTACCGTAAGATGGCCAGGCCACGGTTACATCGGGTGGGTTAGTAGTACCCGTCGCCCGTGATATGCCTACTTCATAGCATAGGGTACTGTTCAGCTAGAGAAAAGTTCAGACACTATCGGACACGGGGGGAGGCGGCCCGTGACAAAGGTCTTTCTGCGCCCCCACTCGTACCTCTAGGAGCATGCTAGGCGTCGGGGGAGGGGGATCCAAGGAAGGCAGAGCATGAACTGAAGCCAAATCCTTGCGGGAGGCAGGAATGGCTGGTGAAAGAGGAGTCGCCGGGACGGGCGGGCCGCCGGGGAAATCCAGCGCCGGGCAGCCGGGGAAATCCATTCTGCTCCACACAAAATGTTATAAACCTTGCCAACACTGACATTATTGCTTCGAAGATTCTTGATGAAGTCAAATGAAACGGGGTCTATGAAATCGTGTGAATTCCACTAGAGTTTTGCATCGTATCCAACCGACAAACGATGGTTGTGCTCCTTGACAAACATACTGACGTACCATTCATGATCCTTGGTACGCAGCAATCTCACCATGGCCTTGCAATCGATCTTGCATGATGACGAGTTTTCTTTGTCATTCTTGCCCTGTATAATTATTCCACGACACGTGAAAGCGGGTCAGACACACATGGAAATATAGTAGAGAACAGAATTTTAATGGGAAAAGAATTACCACGGAGTTATTACATACCGCGCATTGACAAACAAGTTCGTGCATCAACTTGTATTTGTTTGTGTTAACTCTGCTTCTGCCACACCGAATGCCGAATCCGTGCTCCCACGAATACAAATTGTAGAAATCATATGCTTCTTGACATGAGTCGAAGTCGGTTCCGACCACTGGTTCGAAGATTTCACTGCCTCTACGATCATTCATTTCGAGCAGACGTCGCTCGATGGCCGTCTTTGTGGACGGAGGTGTCCTCGTGTCAGGGCCATTAGCCCCAACATTCCTGATTATAATGTAAGCAATCTGTTATCATTACGACAAAATCATAATATCCCAGCTAAAAATACATATTTAAATTGTTTAATGTTGTGGAATGGTAGTATTATCGCGACTACGACCAGGCAACATCCGAACATTATTATTTGATTTTGAAAGACTATCATTAACAGACTACCTGATATGAAAATAAGCTCGATTATCGGAAATATCGATGACAACTTATGTTTTTTCAACGCTGTGACATGCGAATCACCCAGTCCTGAATAAATGGTGTATCTGTGTAGGCGGATGTGTTTACCGTTTCTTCCATCCAGGCACAACTATAACGTTTCCAGAATCATCATCACGTACATCTGGATTAAAATATGAGCTGTAGGTGCATGCATTCGCGCCCTTCAGTGTGGCCGGAGGCGTTACTAGCCCTATGTGCGCACTGAAAATTTGAGATCAAAAGTTTAGGAGGACATACACGAGCTCAAATACTGCGATTTTATGGATCGGGCGCACTAAAGATGGATAAACTTACTTGGAGAATGACGTTTCGTCTGGGACTCGCGCGATATCCTGGATGGCTGGACGCCACGATAGATCCGACCCCGACAACCCTCCATCGATCGGCCTGACTGCGGAGGACGGGTCGCCGGCGGCTTGGTTGGATCTGTGCTCCGGCTCAGCAACAAAGAAGGAGAGGGGATTCAGAAACTCGCTTGGGGAATCTTAAGAAATCGACTATAACGCATCCCGGACGAGCGTTGCAATTAGTACACCAGTATCCAGTCTTGATACATACCTGCAGTCGGCCGCCGGGGAGATTCCCGGTGCGGCGAGCGCCGGCGCCATTGACTCGCCTCCTTGCACCCAATCCATTACAGCGAAGACTTAGGAGACCGAGCAGTGCGCTGTATAGGGGAGAAAAATCAGCCGTGCTCACGGGCCGCGTCGGTATGCAAGGGGTCGGGTAGAGATAAAAAAATACAGAGAATGCGGTGGAGCTGTTACCCTACGACGATAGGAACCGTGACAGAAGTCTGACACGGTAATACGTGCACTAAATCGCTATCCTGCGGTGGGCATCTCGAGAGAAAGCGTGTCGCTTCGACCGCTACGATAGCGCAGCCCCGGTGCAGCTGTTCGAAAAATCCGCGTCCCTCGGACCGCTGGGAGGTCAACCCCGAGGTCGACCTGTGGGTCACGCACGCACTCTCGGTTGGCCGCGCCCGCTCCCTCACGGCTCGCTTCCGTCAGCAGCAAGACGTGCTCTGGAAGCGGCGGCGCCCCCTCCCATTCGCCTCGCCGCACCTGACGACGATCCACCTCGACACCGTCCGCCTCGTCGACGGCCAACTCGACTTCTCCTGCTGCCCGGCGCTACTGCGCCTCAATCTCCAGCGTTGCGACCTCTATGGAGACGCGTTCGTATCGCCCTCGCTGGAGCGCCTCACCATCGACGACTGCCGCACCGATATCGATGATGACTGGGATGCAGGACCAGGCGAGAAAATGCACACGAGCGTGTCCACGCCGAGACTCCGCTTTCTGAAGATATCTAATAACTACGATAAGAAACAGTTCCTTGAGATGATGCCTTGGTTGACAAAGGAGAGTGTCCGGTATACAAATGAATGGTTATATGATGGTGATTCAGAATCAGATTCGGAGGGATAGAGATGTTTTACGCTCGTTGATGTTTGCAACACAACGCATTGTACGCTGCGATTTGAAGTTTATTATCACGCCCGTTAGTCTCTTATTTTGTAATCAACACTTGTTCTAGTTCTGGTGGACGAGATCAAGCCGTTTTATCTATGGGCAGTGATCTGCGccggcccaactgttgggccggtCCAGCCCCAGCCGCCCGATGCAGCGAGATTCAACCATCCGATCCTGCATGCGTTGACtttctcatcttcttcttcctcgccgcgCGTAGCGTGAGTGCTGCCCCCTTCTGCCTGGACGTCCTCCCGGCCGGCGGCGACTACCCCCTCATCTAGGCCTCCTATCCTCCGCCATCCCATGCTGCTGGATGCCGTGGTCGCCGCCGGTCGCTACCGTCGTCTCTCATGTTTCTCGTCAGatccatgtactccctctgttctaaattacttgtcatggttttagttcaaatttgaactaaaaccacgacgagtaatttggaacggagggagtatacagcAAGCTTTCACCCGTGGGTTGCAGCTCCTTGTAGCGACGGTCGCAGCTCCGGGGAAGGCGGCCGCAGCTTCTAGTAGCGACGGTCACCGGTCGGAGCACCTCCGTCGATGCCCTCACAAAAAAAGTACTCTCCCTCGGGGTGCCGATAGTAGCAAAAAAATCGGCCGCTTGTAGCAAAAAAATGTATCAGTCCCAACAAAAAAAGCTTGCAGCCGCGGCTCGCCGTCGCCGTTGTTGTAGTAGTACTGTTTACCGGATGTAGCTTCCTTGGTTGCCGGTTCCAACAAACAATTGATATGGTTGTAGCAAAATCAAAAACAAATGTCGGCCGGCCGCTGCGCATGGTGGTAACAAACCTtgttgccggttgtagcaaaaatcttCATGGTTTGCAGCAAAGAAAATGTTGACGCCCATCGTTGAGGTTGCATGATCTTCACGAACCTGTGTAGCAGAAAAATGTCGTCGCCGGTTTTGTAGCAAATGAAGGTGCCGGTAGTAGCAAAACAAAACACTGGTTCCAGCAAATGAAAAATAGCGACAAATCTAGtatttggttccagcaaaaataattATCAGTTCTAACATCCCTCGCCACGGGATGTAGCATCTCCCACGGCCGGTTGCAGCACTCCATAACAGAAAAACGAAGCTCTGTATGGGCATATCCATGGCGACTACTGCGTCATCATGAGGCAGTGTGTGCACAGGCAGCAAAAAACAAAGGGGAAACTGGAGGCAGCAAAAACGCCGTCTCCGTTTGGTTGCAACTCGCCATCAGAAGTAGACGTCCCCGCCGTCGACGCTTTCTCACACGCAAGCACGTCGTCGCCGGTGAGAGAGCTTGTGAGGTCTCGAGCTACGTGGGGAAGACTGGGAAGGAGCAGAGCCATGGCGCTAGAGGTAGAAGAAACAGACTGAGTAGAACGAAGGAGGAAGAAGATAAGGCACCAGATTTAATTCACGTGTGAGTCCGCTGTACTTACGTGTCGTCATCTGAATCGTGGGATGCTGCGCCTGTGGACGCGACCGGCCGAAGTTTTGGCCGGCGCGCCATATACAAGTGTTTCCCTTTATCTATTGCATGTAACTAAGCTATCCCTAAGAAAAAAGCATGTAGCTTTTTTTTCGAGGGTACGCCAatggcgtaccttagctttatagaagggagAAATATATGTACAAGAGATTATACATGTGCTAGTTAGGTGTCACAAGCCGACCCTAACCAACCCTCCACACCACTCCCTAGGTCTACTCGACTACTCTATGACTGGTTGTCCTCCAAACGCTCCTGCTTTTGCCCAGGTCCTGAGATCATCGAAGATCATGTCCACCGTATCCAATTCGTTCTTGACCATTCCGTTGCCGAACACCCTCGCATTCCTTTGCTTCCATAACGTCCAGCAAATTAGCATTAAGAAAGTGTCAAAACCTTTCTGGGATTGCTTATCTATCCATTTTCTACCTTCCGTCCACCATTGCTCCAGACTAGAGTTGTTAGTAGGGCATAGATCTACCGTCAAACCCATCATGTCGATGCAACGGAACCACACTTGCCGCGAGAAGACGCATTGCAGCAATATATGATCAACCGTGTCCTCCTCTTGGTCACACATGTAGCATTTTGAGGTTTGGTCTTGCAATCCGTGCGTGGTTCTCCTGTCTGATGTCCACAGTCGGTATTGCACAGCGAACCACATGAAAATCTTGTATGCAAGAGGTGCCCAACACTTCCATATGGCCCCAAAGGAGTGGAATCTAGTTCCTCCCTCACACAGCATCTTATACACCGAAGATGCAGTGTATACGCCCGATGCATTCCAAGCCCAGATAGGACGGTCCTCAATCTGATCATCCAGCTGGACCTCCATGAGGATCTCCCAAATCCCAATGAACTGGGTGAGGCCCTCATTGCAAAGACTTCCTACAAGGTTGTCCATCCATGTATGCATGTACATCGCATCCCGCACGAGTCTCCTGTTAGCTACTTGTGTCCGCACCTTTGCCACCACCAATGGGGCAATCTCTCCGATTGTTGCACCATGTATCCATCGATCTTTCCAAAACAAGGTCTTGTCTCCCGAGCCAACTTTCCATTTAACTAGGCTCCCAAAGGCTTGATCCACATTTTTGTCCGCGGTCAAATTGAGGCCTTGCCAAGGCCTAGACTCATTCGTGCGTCGGAGCCATTCCCATCTCATTCTTAATGCGATGCCGTGTTTAGACAGGTCAATGACTCCAAGACCTCCCATGTGCTTTGGCCTGCACACCTTAGTCCATGAGACAACACATTTGCACCCATTCACCGCCTCAGTCCCGGCCCAGAAAAAAAGCCCTACAACCTTTGTCCACTCTTTTCAGAGCCCATTTTGGTGCctccgcgatcatgaggtgatgtGTAGCACGCGCCCTCATAACTTGGTTAACAAGTATGAGCCTCCCAGGCCTTGTCACCAGGCCTCTTTGCCATCCTCGCAATATGTGAAGTGCGGTATCAACAATGGGCCGCCACTCGAATCTTTTGAGCTGTTTTATGCTTAGCTGGAGCCCTAGATATTTGCACGGGAAGGTGTCGATCTTCCATGGCAGTGCAGACTTGACAAGCTCCTCATCCTCACTTTCAGCTCTGATCATGATCGCCGCTGATTTGGCATAGTTTACTTTGAGCCCTGATGCCACTCCGAATATGGTGAGAATTTCCTTAACGAACATGAGATCTGGCCAAGTGGGCTTTATGAAGagcaccacatcatccgcgtaCAGGGACAGGCGCTGCATAGGGCTACATCCATTGATGGTACTCAGCACTCTGGCCTCATGCGCCTTGCTTATGATAGCCGTTAGTACGTCCATGGCAATAACAAATAGCAAGGGGGAGATCGAGTCCCCTTGCCTAAGCCCTTTGGCATGCATGAATTTGTCGCCCGCGCAGCCATTCACCAAAACTCTCGAGTTGCGAGTAGTAAGAAAAATCGCAATCCAAGAGATCCAACGCTCCGAAAAACCTTTAGCCCTTAACACCTCAAACAGGAACGGCCACGCCAGAGAGTCGAAGGCTTTAGATATGTCAAGCTTGAGCAACACTCCCTTGGCTTTCCTCCTATACATCGAACGCGCCATTTGCCGAACCAAGAGGAAATTGTCGTGTAAGCATCTGCCCTTGATGAAAGCGGACTGGTTTGTTTGAACGAGCTCTCCCATGCGTGGCCTTAGCTTGGCTGTCAGCAATTTGGATGCTATCTTGGGCATACTATGCACAAGGCATATAGGTCAGAAATAAAACATAGCACACGCCTCCGGGGACTTCGGTATAAGTGTGATCAACGCTTGGTTAAGCCTTCCAAACCCCCTCCCGTTACCAAGGAAAAGTTTATGGACCGCCACAACATATATCCTCCTTGATTATTTCCCAAGCCTTTTGATAGAATAGGCCAATGAACCCGTCCGGCCCAGGTGCCTTGTCCGAAGGTAGGTCCTTGATTGCCTCCCAAATCTCTTCTTCAGAGAACACGCGATCTTGCTCTGAAAGATCAATACGCATGACACCCAGGTCCTCCAGATCGAGCGTGAAGTCTCGGGCACTGTCCTTGCCGAGCAACTCTTTGTACGCCTTGTACAAAGCTTCCTCCTTGCCTTTCTGATCTGTGATGATGTGCCCGTCCATGATCAAGGAGGGTATGTAGTTTTTCATCCGTCTCCCATTTGCAACCAAGTGAAACAGCTGCGTGTTCGCGTCTCCTTCTCTCAGCCAAGTGATTCTCGATCTCTGTCTCGCAATGGTCCTCTCTAGGGATGACAGCCCTAGTACAAGCTGCTTAAGAGTCCTTCTAAGCCATCTCTCCTCCTCCGTTAGCGCTCGACTCTCCTGAGCACAGTCAAACCGCAAGATGACTATGTTGGCAATTGCGATTTGCAGTTTTATGTTTCCTATCTCCTTTTGTCCCCATGCTGCAAGCGCTCGGGCTGTGTTGCGGAGCATGATGTCAAGTCGCATGAAAGGATCAGTGATATTCGGGGCACATACCCAAGCCTCCTTGACAACATCCAAAAACCCGTCCATCTTGACCCAAAACTTCTCAAACCGAAACCTCCTCCTGACATGCATGTGCTCATGAAGCGCAGGTGAAGCGGGCAGTGATCGGAGTACTCAGTAGATAGCGCTTGCAGCAAGCACTCCGGATGTTCAAGCTCCCAATCGACGAAAACAAAGGCTCGGTCTATCTTTGTGAGCGTGGGTGGTTCCCTTTCGTTGCTCCACGTCTACTTGCGTCCATGCAAAAAGAGCTCCTTGAGCGCGTTATCATCTACGAAACGCATGAACTTCCCCATCATTCTCCTGTCCAAGTTGGAGTTACTTTTGTCTGACGCGTATAGGATAAAGTTAAAGTCTCCCAAAACTAGCCAAGGCCCTGGGCTTAGCGATCTACGCTCTGAAAGCTCATTCAAGAAATTGATCTTTTGCTCATCCTCCTTTTGGTTTGGGTGTTTAGGTGCGGTTCGATGATCTTAGTCTGTGTGATGGCTCTAGATGTTTCGATCGTGTTCATGGCCGAGTGTTGCACTGCATAAATAGATGGATTATGAAGTAAAAGACATGTCGCAAAAGCCTGCCTTGTGGTAACGGTGTGTTTATTCTTCTGATTCGTAGTGTGTGCTGCCTTGTTTGCGTCCGCAAATTCACGTGTGCAAGATCAAGGTCAAAATCTAACACTTAAATCAGATTTCGATAGTTATTGGAGATAATGATTGTGTGAACCGTGCTAGCGCCGCGACCGACGCGGATCCGGGGCCGTCTGTGGTCGCCTGCGCCTCCTCTTTGGCAACCCCAGCGTTGATCTCCTTGAATAGGGTGTTCCTCTTCACCCGCGTGACATGCAGCCACCATCGCTCGCGTCGGATCTCGCGAGCACTGCCTATGGACTGGTACAACGTCCGCTTCTCATTCAGGAAGCTCGGATCCTCGGCGACCATGGCCACGACGACATTATTGTCCGCCTGCTCCACTGGTGATtcacccccccctcccccgccccctccccgcAAGCCAGTGCTCATCAATTTGCCAGAGGTTGCAGCTTTCATCCTCCTACGCCTGCCGGAGCGCAGACACCAGTGGCGCCTGCAGCTCTTTCGCCATTACGGCGTCAAAGTGCGCATGCGCCTGCTCCAATGTTATGACAGTATGGAGCGGCGAGGGAAGAGGCATGTGCTCGTCGTTGTACACCTTGTCCATCGTCTCTACGTGGTGCTGCCTTCCGTCAATCTCGTCGAAAAGCTTGCCGCTGTCTGGTTGCCACGATAGGCATGTCAGCCGACCGTAATAACAGCCAGCTCCCGCTTCTTCTGCTTGGTGGAGAGGTTGTCCCATGACGCTTTGGAGCTTGAGGAGATCAGGAGCAGAggtggtgcggtgcggtgcggATTGTTTCGGCCAAGCGGTATGTTCTGTGAATCTGGGCTGGTGGAGTAGTTTTCTCGGCAGCCACACTTATTTAGTGTCGGAAGGCGGACGAACGACAACCAGTTTGAATGCAGAGAGAACCGTCCGGTCACGTTGCTTCTGCAGCGCGCCACTTCAATGCAGGCTCCAGTGAGAGGTTGCATTCGCAACATTAATGCGGTGCTGGTAGTGACCGGCACGCATGCACGGAAACCGCTTCCCGCGAGAGAGTGCGCGAGCACGAGAGAGTTTTTGGGGTGTCTCCGGCTATCAGAATCGTACAAGACAGCAGTCCGAACGACCGCAAAGCCACCCTGGTTTTTCCTCCGGTTTGTAGGAAAACAGACGTCCAGACCCGTCGATGGACCGATGAGGTAGTGCGTTGGATGCATCTGGGCCGCTTGATCGGGATGAATGCGGATTTTCTGACGGTTCACGTTGGAGATGTCGTCACCAGATGGTCACGAAAGAGCATCGTTGGGCGTCGACAACATTGCCCTGCTATCTTGCTCCAAGGGCTGGTGAGAAGGCATAAGGCAAAGTCATCTAAAGCAGATCAAGCTCTTAAAAATGATGCCTGGAAAGAAGTCAAACGGCAATGAGCTGCCGCCATGGTCAGATTGGAAGAAACTCATACATCAGATTCCTACTCTTTCCGGCTTTAATGATCACTTTTCCTTTTGGGGGGTTTTCTTGGCCATTGGTCTGTTTTAAGAAAATGTGTGCGAACATTTTTTTTAATAGAAGTATGAGAATATTTTCTAAAATTTGCataattttttaaaaaagaaaTGGATATATTTGAAAATTCTGAGCATTTTGTAAAACTTATGAACATTTATAAAAACATAAAAAATATTTAAGATTTTTTCATTTCTAAAACTTTAGATATAAAAATGAAATTCATTATAATTTATTTGAAATTGGCAATATATTTTATATTTCATAAATGTTTTCTACAAACAACTTAGTActtttaaaagaaaacccaaaaaaaagaaaataaaacaacgtAGAAATCAAATGAAAGAAGCAGAAAGAAAAAACATCCTAGTCAAAATTGGAAGGTAACCGAGAACTGCTATCATTTTTTTTTTTTGGTAACATAAAACTGCTACCCAAAACCATGACAAGTTCGCTCACTCTCTCTATATAAGAATTTACGAGACGACATTTTGGTGCACATGCAAGAGGGAGCTCTTAAGGGGAAGCAACAAACCAACGGTTAATCTTGGGCCTCCGTTAAGGGTCACTTTCTTGGCCCTGGAAGTGTGCCAAGTGATGCGTTCAGACGTTGCCACGTGTCGCATATTGGGCTTTTTCTCTGAATTTTCTTTTTTATTATATTTTCTATCTgtattttattttttactttttttattttcGCTTTTTGCCAGATTTTTCTTGGTTTTGGAGAGGAAGCAATGATCTTTTCTTTGTGAACCACAACTTGCTTCTAGAAAAGAAAATGTATTTTTCGTGAAGGCACATATTTACTTTTTATGAAAGCACTAGCTGAGCTTTGGTAAGAAGCACGTCTTATGCTTCTCTGTGAAGCACAACTTGTTCTTTCACGACAAGCATAGTTGAACTTCTCAAAAGGGAATAGCACAACATGCGCTTCTGTGAGAAGAACAACCTATGCTTCCCCCCAAAAAGGAAAACCATAGTCTATGCtttctaaaaaaaattaaaaaccgCAATGTTGCTTCTGggctctgtttttttcttccttttttttgtaCTTTTTATTGCCGGTATTTTCGGTTTCCTTTCTTTTGGAATTTTTGTACTGGTTTCAAGGTTTTCCGttgaaaaaagtttgtcaaaacataTTGACATGAGATCTAATTTTGAATATCATGGCACgagaaatccaacggtgaaaatgaTTCAGTATTTGGACGCACGattcaagagataaaacattttaaatcaACGAATCTATGAAAAAGGTAAAAAAAATCCAGATTGCAACAAGTGTCACACATGCAGTGTGCCTCTTGTTGCCGCTTGGGAAAGTGACGACTTACCTTTGATCCGCACACGACTCTCTCTGCATCAAATTGGCGATTGGGAAAGTGACGACTTACCATTAACTAGTGATTTCGTCCTAATGGACTCTCTCTCTGCATCAAATTGGCCTTTGATCCGCACACGACGCCCCACGACTCGGTCCGCCCATGTAGCGAGTATGTGCCTACTGTAGTGAGCATGTCCTATAGCGAGCATATATTGTTGCGGTCCGACACTATAGTGGCTCGCTTAGTCTAGtgccttttattttccttttttggcATTCAAAATTACTTTTAAGTGAATATATTTCCTAAAAAATTAACAAGTTTTTGACATGTGAAATTTTTAGCACTTTTTTAAAAACGAACACTTTTTAATATTTTCGAATAATTTTTTTAAGATCGAACATTTTTATAATTTTAAAAATCTTTTAGAAATGTAAATATGTTTTCAAATTTGCGAACAGtttttaaaacacaaacattttggATAAAATGAGTAGTTTTTCCATATTTTTGAGAATTTTTTAAACACAATTTTTTAAATGCATTTCTTAGAATTccataaaaatagttttttttctgaaaaatagaaaataaaacccAAATTTGAACATGCAAAGAAAAAAATAGTCAGGAACCTTCTGGAAGTTTGCTAAAACCAGAAAAACCGGAGTATGAAACTTTCGATAGCTGCAATGATTGTACACCTTAAAAAGGTAAATGGGTCTGCCCAGATTAAATCGCGCGGTTGCCCGGCAATGTGCGTCATATAGGATTTACGTATGGTTGAGAAGGAAACAACATCGACAGACGGATGGACTGACGGATAGGAATCGTGATAGGGCGGCCCATGAGGGATGAAGCATGACAGGCCAGCCTGCTATGTTCCAACACAAACAAATGCAGTATCCACCTATGAACGTCCGcgtacccctcaaaaaaaaaaacctatGAACGTCCGCGTCACAAACATCGAGAGGTAATCTTCAGATATGAAACTGGGAGTAATAATGGGCAGGCGGATTACGTCGGTAAACTAGCTCCTTCTCTGCTGACTGCCTGGCATGTT
This window of the Triticum aestivum cultivar Chinese Spring chromosome 5D, IWGSC CS RefSeq v2.1, whole genome shotgun sequence genome carries:
- the LOC123125857 gene encoding uncharacterized protein, producing MDWVQGGESMAPALAAPGISPAADCRSNQAAGDPSSAVRPIDGGLSGSDLSWRPAIQDIARVPDETSFSNAHIGLVTPPATLKGANACTYSSYFNPDVRDDDSGNVIVVPGWKKRNVGANGPDTRTPPSTKTAIERRLLEMNDRRGSEIFEPVVGTDFDSCQEAYDFYNLYSWEHGFGIRCGRSRVNTNKYKLMHELVCQCAGKNDKENSSSCKIDCKAMVRLLRTKDHEWYVSMFVKEHNHRLSVGYDAKL